CTGCGGGCCTCTCCGTCGGGTGCTGGTGCCCGGTGGCGGGCGACCGTTCAGTCGTTCTCGATGAAGATGCACTCCCCGGGGCACTCCTCAGAGGCCTCGACCACCGAATCCTCCAACCCGTTCGGCACGGTGGCTTGGCTGGCGGCGCCGCCCGGGTCCGAGAGGGGCTCGCCGTCCTGCTTCACGTAGGCGAGGCCGTCGTCGAGGAGCGTGAAGACGTCGGGGCAGATCTCCTCACAGAGACCGTCGCCAGTGCAGAGATCCTGGTCGATCCAGACCTTCATCTTCTCGAAGCCTCTCCTGTGTCCCCCGCACCGGACGATCCGGCTTGGCAAGTGTAGTGAGCAAGGTGCGCAGTCCACGCTATTGGGCGGCTCCGGTCCGGAGCCAACCGAGGTGTCCCGAGTCACACGGAGCAGTTCGGAAAGGGTGCGTGGAACGGCGCGACGCCGCGTGTAGGGTCCGCGTCGAGCCGCGGTTCGCGTACCGGGCAGGACGCCGGGCGCGGGTCGCCCGACCGAGGAGGTGGTTGGCATCGACTCCCACGGTGACGACCGACCCGCCGACCCCCACGACCCGTCCACGGAGGAGTGGGACGACGCCCACGATCGCTTGGAGTCCCTCGAGGACGAGGTGCTCGTCCTGCGGCGGCGGCTGCAAGAAGCACCCAAGCGGGTCCGCACGCTCGAGGAACGCCTCCTCGAGACGAAAGGTCAGCTCGCCCAAGCCGTCTCCCACAACGAGAAGCTCACCTACACCCTTCGCGAGGCGCGCGAGCACATCGCCGCGCTGCGGGAGGAAGTCGACAAGCTGACCCAGCCGCCATCGGCGTACGGCACGTTGCTGGCCACGAACGACGACGGCACGGTCGACGTCTTCTCCGGGGGGCGCAAGATGCGGGTGGCGGTCCTGCCCGAGCTCGCGGAGACGCTGGTCCGCGGTTCGGAAGTCGTGCTCAACGATTCGCTCAACGTCGTGTTGGCGCGCTCGCCAGAGGTCACGGGCGAGGTCGTCACCTTGAAGGAGATCCTCCCGGGTGGGCGCGCGCTGATCACCGGGCGCGCCGATGAGGAGCGGGTGTGCGAGCTGCTACCCGAGCTGGCGGCCGGCACGCTGCGGCCGGGTGACACGCTGATGATGGACAGCCGGTCGGGTCTGTTGCTCGAGCGTCTGCCACGACCCGAGGTTGAGGACCTCGTGCTCGAGGAGGTGCCCGACATCTCCTACGCCGACATCGGCGGTCTCGACGAGCAGATCGAGCAGATCGCCGACGCGGTGGAGCTCCCGTTCCTCCACGCCGATCTGTACTCCGAGCACAAGCTGCCGGCCCCCAAGGGCATCTTGTTGTACGGGCCCCCTGGTTGTGGCAAGACGCTCATCGCCAAAGCCGTGGCCAACTCGCTCGCCCAGAAGGTTGCCGAGCAGACCGGCGGGGGCGAGGCCCGCAGCTACTTCATCAACATCAAAGGCCCAGAGCTCCTCAACAAGTACGTCGGCGAGACCGAGCGCCAGATCCGCCTGGTGTTCCAACGGGCCCGCGAGAAGTCCGAAGAGGGCTGGCCGGTCATCGTGTTCTTCGACGAGATGGACTCCATGTTCCGCACCCGCGGCAGCGGGATCAGCTCCGACATGGAGTCCACGATCGTCCCGCAGCTGCTCGCCGAGATCGACGGTGTCGAGTCGCTCCGCAACGTGATCGTGATCGGCGCGTCGAACCGGGAGGACCTGATCGACCCGGCCATCCTGCGCCCCGGTCGGCTCGACGTGAAGATCAAGATCGAGCGGCCCGACGCCCGCGCGGCCGAACAGATCTTCGCCCGCTACCTGACCCCTGACCTACCTCTCGACGCCGAGGAAGTCGGCGCGCTCGGCGGTGGCGATCCCGCCAAGGCGGTGCAGGCGATGATCGAAGAGACCGTTGCCGAGATGTACCGGGAAGACGATCAGAACCGGTTCCTCGAGGTCACGTACCAAGACGGCGACAAGGAGGTCATGTTCTTCAAGGACTTCTCCTCCGGCGCCATGATCGACAACATCGTGCGGCGTTCGAAGAAGCTGGCCATCAAACGCTTGCTCGCCTCGGGCAACCGCGGCATCCGACTCGACGACCTCGTGCAGTCGATCCACCAGGAGTTCAAGGAGCAAGAAGACCTCCCGAACACCACGAACCCCGACGACTGGGCCAAGATCTCCGGCAAGAAGGGCGAGCGCATCGTGTACGTGCGCACCCTCATCGCCGACCGCGACGAGCCCAAGACCAAGGGCGGCCGCGCGATCGAACGGGTGGCCACCGGCCAGTATCTGTAGCGGAGGCCGCTCGTCCCTCTCACCCCGAACCGGGTGGGGATGTGGTCGCCGTGGCGACCCGTCCTTCCCCGGTCGGGTTCGGGCACGAGGTTTGCGGGAGGCTCGCCCGAGGTGGTGCCGATAGGGTCCCGCTCGTGGCAACCCACAAGTACTGCGGGATCGAGACGGAGTACGGCATCGTCCTTCGAGGGGTGGCGGAGTCCAACCCGATCGCCGCGTCGTCGTTGCTGATCAACGCCTACCTGGGCGAGCTCGAAGGGGCCGATCGCGTCGGGTGGGACTTCGAGGACGAGAACCCGGCGAACGACGCGCGGGGCGCCAGCCCCGCCGGTACGTTGGCGCCCGAGGTCGAGACCCACTTGGTGAACGCCGTGCTCACCAACGGCGCGCGGTACTACGTCGACCACGCGCACCCCGAG
The sequence above is a segment of the Acidimicrobiales bacterium genome. Coding sequences within it:
- a CDS encoding ferredoxin gives rise to the protein MKVWIDQDLCTGDGLCEEICPDVFTLLDDGLAYVKQDGEPLSDPGGAASQATVPNGLEDSVVEASEECPGECIFIEND
- the arc gene encoding proteasome ATPase: MVGIDSHGDDRPADPHDPSTEEWDDAHDRLESLEDEVLVLRRRLQEAPKRVRTLEERLLETKGQLAQAVSHNEKLTYTLREAREHIAALREEVDKLTQPPSAYGTLLATNDDGTVDVFSGGRKMRVAVLPELAETLVRGSEVVLNDSLNVVLARSPEVTGEVVTLKEILPGGRALITGRADEERVCELLPELAAGTLRPGDTLMMDSRSGLLLERLPRPEVEDLVLEEVPDISYADIGGLDEQIEQIADAVELPFLHADLYSEHKLPAPKGILLYGPPGCGKTLIAKAVANSLAQKVAEQTGGGEARSYFINIKGPELLNKYVGETERQIRLVFQRAREKSEEGWPVIVFFDEMDSMFRTRGSGISSDMESTIVPQLLAEIDGVESLRNVIVIGASNREDLIDPAILRPGRLDVKIKIERPDARAAEQIFARYLTPDLPLDAEEVGALGGGDPAKAVQAMIEETVAEMYREDDQNRFLEVTYQDGDKEVMFFKDFSSGAMIDNIVRRSKKLAIKRLLASGNRGIRLDDLVQSIHQEFKEQEDLPNTTNPDDWAKISGKKGERIVYVRTLIADRDEPKTKGGRAIERVATGQYL